One part of the Quercus lobata isolate SW786 chromosome 7, ValleyOak3.0 Primary Assembly, whole genome shotgun sequence genome encodes these proteins:
- the LOC115951637 gene encoding (13S,14R)-1,13-dihydroxy-N-methylcanadine 13-O-acetyltransferase AT1-like: protein MPSVYISSICFYNKNDAYSKFSSETAKSSVLKKSLSDVLKCYYPLTGCVKDNLIVDCNDEGILYLEAQVKCQLSDIVADPNLAKLKKFLPCDIDGAHHLAFAAQVNYFTCGGIAIGACISRKIADGSSFSTFVKNWVATSRVATDRLKSKIERLHIILHAVNLRTRMDPPLSDYSFGNLFQVTIAIVSKETSREDCYGIVVKLRDAKGKIDKDYVKKLQGSEHLDILKELSGKIMTQDNVVLNFTALCGFPLYDVDFGWGEPFLVGWVSLPFKNLMTFSDAKLGDGIEAWINLNEEDMAKFECDKELLAYATTSFRL, encoded by the exons ATGCCTTCGGTGTATATTTCTTCTATCTGCTTCTACAATAAGAATGATGCTTACTCAAAATTCAGCAGTGAAACTGCCAAATCTAGTGTGCTGAAGAAATCATTGTCCGATGTCTTAAAGTGCTACTACCCTTTAACTGGCTGCGTTAAAGACAATCTTATTGTAGACTGCAACGATGAAGGCATCTTGTATCTCGAAGCCCAAGTCAAGTGCCAGCTTTCAGATATTGTTGCTGATCCAAATCTTGCAAAGTTGAAGAAATTTCTTCCATGTGATATTGATGGCGCACACCATTTAGCGTTTGCTGCTCAAGTCAACTACTTCACTTGTGGTGGTATTGCCATTGGTGCATGCATTTCCCGCAAGATTGCTGATGGCTCATCCTTTAGCACATTTGTGAAAAATTGGGTAGCCACATCTAGAG TTGCCACTGATCGACTGAAGTCTAAGATTGAAAGGCTCCACATAATTCTTCATGCAGTGAATTTGAGGACGAGAATGGATCCCCCATTATCTGACTATTCTTTTGGAAATTTATTCCAAGTCACAATAGCCATCGTGTCTAAAGAAACCAGCCGGGAAGATTGTTATGGCATTGTGGTCAAGTTGAGAgatgcaaaaggaaaaattgaCAAGGATTACGTGAAAAAACTACAAGGTAGTGAACACCTGGATATCCTCAAAGAGCTGAGTGGAAAAATCATGACACAAGATAATGTTGTATTAAATTTCACTGCATTGTGCGGGTTTCCTTTATATGACGTTGACTTTGGGTGGGGAGAGccttttttggttggttgggtTAGTTTACCTTTCAAGAATCTAATGACATTTTCAGACGCCAAACTTGGGGATGGAATAGAGGCATGGATAAACTTGAACGAGGAAGATATGGCCAAATTTGAATGTGACAAGGAGCTCCTTGCATATGCTACTACGTCTTTCAGGCTTTAA
- the LOC115951638 gene encoding citrate synthase 2, peroxisomal-like translates to MYYSFEGVSEISGVVARGRLAVLSARLITATSSNELIEVAPSLEPNCLSAQVSPPGNLAGSLTVVDGRTGKKYQVPVSEDGTVKATDLKKITPGKNDKGLKVYDPGYLNTAPVRSSICYIDGDEGILRYRGYPIEELAENSNVVEVAYLLMYGNLPSENQLADWEFAISQHSTIPQGILDIIQAMPHDAHPMGVLVSAMSALSIFHPDANPALRVSLIILD, encoded by the exons atgtattattcttttgaag GCGTGTCAGAGATATCGGGCGTGGTGGCGCGAGGGCGGTTGGCGGTGCTGTCTGCGCGCTTAATCACCGCCACCTCCTCCAATGAGCTCATTGAGGTGGCGCCATCTCTCGAGCCAAACTGCCTCTCAGCTCAGGTCTCACCTCCCGGAAACCTTGCAGGCTCCTTGACCGTCGTTGATGGAAGGACCGGCAAGAAGTACCAGGTACCGGTCTCTGAGGATGGCACTGTCAAAGCTACTGATCTTAAGAAG ATTACACCTGGGAAAAATGACAAGGGGCTCAAAGTTTATGACCCAGGCTATCTGAATACAGCTCCTGTTCGGTCGTCGATTTGTTATATTGATGGTGATGAGGGTATCCTTAGGTATAGGGGCTACCCAATTGAGGAGTTGGCTGAGAATAGCAACGTTGTGGAAGTGGCCTACCTCTTAA TGTATGGGAATTTGCCTTCTGAAAATCAGCTAGCAGACTGGGAATTTGCTATCTCTCAGCATTCAACCATACCACAGGGAATTCTG GATATAATACAGGCGATGCCTCATGATGCTCACCCAATGGGTGTACTTGTCAGTGCAATGAGTGCTCTCTCCATTTTTCATCCTGATGCCAATCCTGCTCTCAGAGTAAGTTTGATAATTTTAGATTGA